The stretch of DNA TACAAGAGCTGACAATTCAACTAATGGTTCGTTCCATTGATGAGCGATTGCTGCAATCATATCACCCATTTCGGCTAGTTTACTTTGTTGAATTAAAAATTGTTTTTGCTGAATTCTTTCAGTTATATCATCCATAATACAAACAATCCCACCGACACTTCCGTCTATATTTTTATAAACTGCTTTATTTAAAATGATATGTTTCATTTCATTTGAAGGAGTATAAAAAGTAAATTCAGAAGTACTTGTGCTAAAAGTTTGCAATAACTCTTTGTCAATAAGAGTATTTTTAGTTGCAACTTTAATTGGAAAAAAATCAAAGGCAGTTTTTCCAATGATTTCATTTCTTGTTGAGCTTACTAAAGATGCAAATGCAGTATTACAACCCAAAAATTTACCTTCAGTATTTTTGTAATAAATAGGATTTGGAATAGTGTCAAGAAGCACTTTATCAAACTCTATTCTATTTGAAAGTTCAAGTTCAAGCTTTTCTCTTCTTTGAATATTAGCTTTTAAAATTACAACAATAATACTCAATACAAAAATTGTAATAATAGTTATAATAAAAAATCTAGTATGTTCTTTATAAATAGATGCAGGTTCATTTATTATTAGAGGATTTTCAACATAGTTAGAAACATCAAGATTAAATCTTTTTAATTCATCATAATTAAACATATAAAGATTTGGAGATTTTTCTAAAACAGGAATATCTTTTATATTTTTTCCATTTAAAACTTCAAGAGCCATTTTAGAAACAGTTTCACCTTGAGCAACAGCAGAAGTTAATAAACCTCCTACCATTCCACTGTTTAAGTAAAAGTCCCAAAGTCCATAAATGGGAACTTGACTTACTTTTTTTACCTCTTCAAAACTTTGTTTGTATGTAAAATAGTGTCCAGTTGTATCTTTAAATAAAAGTACAAATAAAATAGCACTATTTGCTTTTTCTAGTTTTGAAACTTTCGTTTTTAAATCAGTTATTTCAAGGTTATCTGTATATTCAATATTAAATTTATGTTTATATTTTTCAATAATTTTTGTTAAATCTTTTTTTACAGCATAACCAGTAATCGAGGTATCATTTATAATTAAAAGATTTTTTAAATGAGGATGCAATCTAGATATTAATTCAAAGTTCTTTTCTATATCAACTTCTTCTGCTACACCTGAAATATTTTTAAAAGTTAATTTATCTAACATATTTTTGTTGTAGTTATTTATTCCGCAAAATAGTACGGGTACATTTTTAAATAAATAATCATAATATTTTTCCATAAAATCAAAGGCATTATTATCACTAATAATAATTAAATCAAATTCTCTTTCTCCAAATTGTTGTTTATAAATTTTTGCAAGATTTGCTAAGTAAGAAGAGTCATCAATTCTTTTTGTATCCATATAAACTGTAGTTAGTTCTATATTTTTATCTGAGGAAAAATTCTTTTCAATAGTTTTAGATATATCATCTGTCCACGCATATCCTTTATGGTATGAATGAATTAATAATACTTCTTTTAGTTGGTTTGCTTCTAAGAAATTAAAAAAGAGTATGCTAAATAGTAAAAAATATTTCATTATAATCCTCTATTTAGCAATTATATCAAGATTTCACGAAAATCACATATCCTGATTTTGGTCCATGAGCGCCAATAACCAAAGATTGTTCTATATCAGCAGTTTTTGAAGGACCTGAAATAAATACTCCATATCCAGCATTTTCAAAATCAATTTTTTCATAAGCTTCATGCATATTATTTAAAAGTTCATTTTCTTCAATTACAATTATAATATTTTGGGCAATAAAATATAAAGCTCTATGTCTATTATTTTCATTTTTCATCCAAATAGCACCATTTTCAGCAACTGCAAAATTTCCTTTTACTACTGCTAAATCAATATTTTTTAAATCATGGGCATCATCAAAATCATTTGCATTAAAATTACAAACTGAGCAAAAATCAACATCACTTGCAATTTGTTTTTCATCGGGATAAAGAGATTTTATTGTTTCATCTAATTTATCTTTTTCGATTATTAAAGCCTTTCCTCCAACGCTTTCAAGCATAGTTGAGAAAGTCTCAAATTTATTTTCAAATTTGATACCAAAATTTTCATAACTTGGAAGTTTTACATTTTTTACAAGATTATTATCTTTAATATTTTTTAATATTTTTTCTTTGCTAGTCATCTAATTCTCCATCTCTAAACATTTCTTTGAAACTTTTTGAAGGCATAACAGGTAAATCCCTTTGTTTTCCCCAAACATTTGCTTTGTTATATAAAATAGAATTTGGAAGTTTTGGCACTATAAATCTAGCCATTTTTCCTGCAAATTCAAACAGAGTTGGTTTACTCATTAGCCATGAAGTTACTTTCATTGCCATTTTTTTCTTTGGATCAATTAGATTTGCTTCTGATAAATCTTGTCTTAGACTATAAAGTTGTGAATCTAAATCAATTTTAACTGGACAAACATTTGAACATGAACCACATAACGTACAAGCAAATGGTAAAGAGTTATGTTTTTCAGGCTCTTTTTTTGCTCCTAAGATTGAACCAATTGGTCCTGGGATTACATATTCATAAGAGTGCCCACCACTTCTTCTATAAACGGGACAGGTATTCATGCAAGCCCCACATCTAATACAGTTTAGAGCTTTTTTATTTTTATCTGATGCTAAAAACTGACTTCTATTATTATCCACAATAATAATATGCATTTCGCCACCCTCAACTGGAGCATGGAAATGTGAAGTATAAGATGTAACTGGTTGTCCAGTCGCACTTCTTGCAAGTAGTCTTGTAAATACTGATAAATCTTCAAGTCTTGGAATAATTTTTTCAATTCCCATCGAAGCAATATGAAGTTTTGGAACACTTGCTCCCATATCTGCATTTCCTTCATTTGTACAAACTACAACACCACCTGTTTGAGCAATTGCGAAATTAACTCCTGTTAGTCCTGCTTGTGCAGTTAAAAAATCTTCTCTAAGAGCTGCTCGTGCTGCTCGTGTTAAATAAGTTGGGTCATAATTTCCTTCTTCTGTTCCTAAATGTTCATGAAAAGTATCTGAAACATCTGATTTTTTTAAGTGAATTGCAGGAAGAACTATATGTGAAGGTGGTTCATTTCGTAATTGAACGATTCTTTCACCTAAATCTGTATCAATAACTTCAATTCCAAGATTTTCTAAATATGGATTTAAGTGACACTCTTCTGTTAACATTGATTTTGATTTTACAAGTTTTGTAACACCTTTTTCTTTTAAAATCTGTGCAACAATTTGGTTATGTTCAAGTGCATCAAATGCAAAATGAACTTTTATTCCTTTTTTTGTAGCATTTTTTTCAAATTCTAAAAGATAAGTATCAAGATTTGCCATTGTATGAGTTTTTATTTGATTTGCAAACTCTCTTAATTGTTCCCATTCAGGAATTGATTTACTAGCTCTATCTCTTTTTTCTCTTACAAACCAAAGTGCTTGGTCATGCCAATGCATTCTCTCATCATTAGCAACAAATTTTGCTGCATTTACGCTGTGACTACTCATGGTTTAACTCCTGCAAGAATTTCAACAATATGCATTACTTTGATTGGATTTTTATCTCTATTTATAATTCCATCCATATGCATTAAACATGACATATCTGCACCTGTGATTATTTCAGCCGATGAATTTATATGGTCTTTAATTCTATCTTTTCCCATCGCAACTGAAATAGCTTCTTCTTGAACACTAAATGTTCCTCCAAAACCACAGCATTCATCTTCTCTTTTTAATGTAACTAATTCAATATCAGATATTTTATTTAGAAGATTTTTTAACTTTGAATCATAAGGAATATTAAGTTCACTTGCAGTTGCTAGTTTTAAAACTCTGTGTCCATGACATGAATTATGAACTCCAACTTTATAGGGAAATGAAATATCAAAATCTATGTTTTCAATTTTTATAATATCATGTAAAAATTCGCAAACTTCATAAATTGAAGCCTTCACTTTATTGTAATCTTTATCATTGTCAAAAAATGGTGCATAATGCTCTTTTACCATAGATACACATGAACCACTAGGTGCAACAATATAATCAAAATCTTTAAATGTTTTTACAAATTCAATAGCTAATTTTTTTACATCTTTCGAGCATCCAGAGTTTGCCATAGGTTGTCCACAGCAAGTTTGGCTAAGAGGATATTCTATTTGTAAACCTTGATTCTTTAATAATTTATATGTTGCTTTACAAATATTTGGATATAACTCATTCATAAAACAGGGAATAAAAAGTCCTATTTTCATCTACACTCCTCATTTTTAATAGCTAATTTTATATTTAGTATATGAGATATATATGATAATTCTATTTTTTTATAAATATACTAATATCATTTTCTAAGTAATTTTCTTTTATTTCTATTTTTTTAGATAGGCTTTTTGAATAATTAAGAATATCAAGAAAATTTACATTTGTAAGGGAATCATTCTTTAAAAAGTTAAACACAAATCCTATTTTTGAAGCTTCAAAACATTTTTTTATAAAAATGAAAATTTCATCTTTTTTTAAAATATTCATAGCGCCACTACAAATATAATAATCAGCAAAAAGAAGTTCATCCTCTATGATATTTTTAATATAAAAACTTGTATTAAGAAATCTTTTTGATGCAAGAGTTATCATTTTTTCTTCACAATCAATTCCAATATATGATTTTGGCTTCAAATCATTATCAAAAAGATAGTTATAATATTCTGCAAAACCACAACCTGCATCTATGATATTAGATTTTCTGATTTCATTTCCTATAAAGTTTGTCAAAATTTCAAATCTTTTATATTGACTATATTTAGAGTTCCAATGAACTCCTTTTGCACTTATTCCATATTTTTTTATAGTAGGAGTATAAAATTCGTTATTTTTTTTCACCATATGTAGAATTATTCTGAAATTTGTTCTATTAGAACATTATTATCTTTTATAAATTTTGAAATAACTTCTGAATTAGTGTGTTCATAAGCTTTTTCATAAACAATTCTTTTTATGCCACTTGCAATTAGATTTTTTGAACATTCACTACAAGGTTCAAGAGTTACGTAAATTGTCCCGCCTTCAATTGATATTCCTTTTCTAGCTGCCCAAATAATTGCATTCATTTCTGCATGAATTTCATATGTTTTTGACCATTCATGGTGCTCTTTAGTATATTCACCATTCCAATGTTCACTACAATTTTTATAACCAGCAGGAGTTCCATTGTATCCTGTTGATAATATTCTTCCATCTTTTACAATTACAGCTCCTACTTGTTTTGATACACATTTAGATGCTTTTGAAATCTCTTTTGCAATATTAATAAAACTTCTATCGTTTAACATTTTAGTCCTAGTTAAATTTTTTTGATTATATCTAAAAGATATTTTAAATAAATAAGAGATGAATTCTATTTGAAACTTAAATAAAGCTTATTTAAATAAACAAAAATATATTTATCAGAAAAAATGTGCTATTATGAGAAAAAATTTTATTAAATTAAAAAGGCTGAGTATGGATTTTAAAGATATCAAAGAATTAATAAGAGTATTTGATAAGAGTGAACTTAACAAATTAAAGGTTAAAGAAGGTGAATTCGAAATTTCTATGCAAAGAGGTTTTGAAAGTGGAGTTACAACTGTTACAACATCAGCTCCAGTTGCTCAATCAACATTTGCATCTGCACCTGTAGTTACAACATCAGTTGTTGCAGAAGCTGTAAGTGCTCCAAAATCAGGTGAAGTTATTAATTCTCCAATGGTAGGAACATATTATTCTTCTCCTTCTCCTGAATCTCCTTCTTTTGTTGAAGTTGGTTCTACAGTTAAAAAAGGACAAACTCTTTGTATTTTAGAAGCAATGAAAATTATGAACGAGGTTGAAGCTGAATTTGATTGTAAAATTTTAGAAATTTTAGTTAAAGATGGTTCTCCTGTTGAATATGATATGCCAATTTTTGTTGTTGAAAAATTATAAGAGTTAGATATGGCAGAAATTAAAAAAATTTTAATAGCTAATAGAGGAGAAATCGTTCAAAGAGCTGTTAGAACGATTAGAGAAATGGGTAAAAAATCTGTTGCAGTTTATAGCGCAGGTGATAAAAATGCTTCATATTTAAAACATGCTGATGAAGCTGTTTGTATTGGTGGAGCAAAATCAAAAGACTCATATTTGAATATTCCAGCAATTATTACAGCTGCTGAAATGACAGGTTGTGATGCAATTTTTCCAGGTTATGGTTTTTTATCTGAAAATCAAGATTTTGTTGAAATTTGTAGATTACACAATATCAAATTTATCGGTCCATCTGTTGAAGTAATGGAAAAAATGGCTGATAAATCAAAAGCTAAAGAAGAAATGATAAGAGCTGGTGTTCCTGTAGTTCCAGGGAGTAAAGGTTCTGTTCATTCTGTTACTGAAGGTAAAAAATTAGCTCTTGAAATTGGTTATCCAATTATGGCAAAAGCAGCAGCTGGTGGTGGTGGAAGAGGAATGAGACTTATTCATGATGAATCAGAATTTGATCAACTATTTATGGCAGCTTCAAGTGAAGCATTGGCTGCATTTGGTGATGGAACTATGTATCTTGAAAGATTTATTAATAATCCAAGACATATTGAAGTTCAAGTTGTTGGAGATTCTCATGGTAATGCTATTCACATAGGTGAAAGAGATTGTTCTTTACAAAGAAGACATCAAAAAGTTATTGAAGAATCACCTGCAATTTTATTAAATGATGAAACAAGAGCAAAACTTCATGATGTTGCTGTAAAAGCAACTAAATATTTAAAATATGAAGGTGCTGGGACATTTGAATTTTTAGCTGATGATAAACAAAATATTTATTTTATGGAAATGAATACAAGACTTCAAGTTGAACATCCTGTTTCTGAAATGGTTTCTGGTATTGATATTGTTGAATTAATGATAAAAGTAGCTGAGGGTGAAAAAGTACCTCCTCAAGAATCTATAAAATTCAAAG from Arcobacter suis CECT 7833 encodes:
- a CDS encoding sensor histidine kinase gives rise to the protein MKYFLLFSILFFNFLEANQLKEVLLIHSYHKGYAWTDDISKTIEKNFSSDKNIELTTVYMDTKRIDDSSYLANLAKIYKQQFGEREFDLIIISDNNAFDFMEKYYDYLFKNVPVLFCGINNYNKNMLDKLTFKNISGVAEEVDIEKNFELISRLHPHLKNLLIINDTSITGYAVKKDLTKIIEKYKHKFNIEYTDNLEITDLKTKVSKLEKANSAILFVLLFKDTTGHYFTYKQSFEEVKKVSQVPIYGLWDFYLNSGMVGGLLTSAVAQGETVSKMALEVLNGKNIKDIPVLEKSPNLYMFNYDELKRFNLDVSNYVENPLIINEPASIYKEHTRFFIITIITIFVLSIIVVILKANIQRREKLELELSNRIEFDKVLLDTIPNPIYYKNTEGKFLGCNTAFASLVSSTRNEIIGKTAFDFFPIKVATKNTLIDKELLQTFSTSTSEFTFYTPSNEMKHIILNKAVYKNIDGSVGGIVCIMDDITERIQQKQFLIQQSKLAEMGDMIAAIAHQWNEPLVELSALVQDIQTSYLLNELKDNDVKSFVNDSMIQIKYMSKTLSDFRNFLKPSTKKNLFSISKAFNEINEIIGKQIFYSNIKMNFNYKNKNEELLIYGYENEFKQVLLNIINNAKNKIVEKDLPINQKGKIDINIERCTNFNTIEIIDDAGAIDEKIINSIFEPYFTTKEDGTGIGLYMAKIIIEDKMRGTINVRNNKNNVIFTIKLPHKKV
- a CDS encoding LutC/YkgG family protein — encoded protein: MTSKEKILKNIKDNNLVKNVKLPSYENFGIKFENKFETFSTMLESVGGKALIIEKDKLDETIKSLYPDEKQIASDVDFCSVCNFNANDFDDAHDLKNIDLAVVKGNFAVAENGAIWMKNENNRHRALYFIAQNIIIVIEENELLNNMHEAYEKIDFENAGYGVFISGPSKTADIEQSLVIGAHGPKSGYVIFVKS
- a CDS encoding lactate utilization protein B; protein product: MSSHSVNAAKFVANDERMHWHDQALWFVREKRDRASKSIPEWEQLREFANQIKTHTMANLDTYLLEFEKNATKKGIKVHFAFDALEHNQIVAQILKEKGVTKLVKSKSMLTEECHLNPYLENLGIEVIDTDLGERIVQLRNEPPSHIVLPAIHLKKSDVSDTFHEHLGTEEGNYDPTYLTRAARAALREDFLTAQAGLTGVNFAIAQTGGVVVCTNEGNADMGASVPKLHIASMGIEKIIPRLEDLSVFTRLLARSATGQPVTSYTSHFHAPVEGGEMHIIIVDNNRSQFLASDKNKKALNCIRCGACMNTCPVYRRSGGHSYEYVIPGPIGSILGAKKEPEKHNSLPFACTLCGSCSNVCPVKIDLDSQLYSLRQDLSEANLIDPKKKMAMKVTSWLMSKPTLFEFAGKMARFIVPKLPNSILYNKANVWGKQRDLPVMPSKSFKEMFRDGELDD
- a CDS encoding (Fe-S)-binding protein, whose amino-acid sequence is MKIGLFIPCFMNELYPNICKATYKLLKNQGLQIEYPLSQTCCGQPMANSGCSKDVKKLAIEFVKTFKDFDYIVAPSGSCVSMVKEHYAPFFDNDKDYNKVKASIYEVCEFLHDIIKIENIDFDISFPYKVGVHNSCHGHRVLKLATASELNIPYDSKLKNLLNKISDIELVTLKREDECCGFGGTFSVQEEAISVAMGKDRIKDHINSSAEIITGADMSCLMHMDGIINRDKNPIKVMHIVEILAGVKP
- a CDS encoding class I SAM-dependent methyltransferase, whose product is MVKKNNEFYTPTIKKYGISAKGVHWNSKYSQYKRFEILTNFIGNEIRKSNIIDAGCGFAEYYNYLFDNDLKPKSYIGIDCEEKMITLASKRFLNTSFYIKNIIEDELLFADYYICSGAMNILKKDEIFIFIKKCFEASKIGFVFNFLKNDSLTNVNFLDILNYSKSLSKKIEIKENYLENDISIFIKK
- a CDS encoding deoxycytidylate deaminase, whose protein sequence is MLNDRSFINIAKEISKASKCVSKQVGAVIVKDGRILSTGYNGTPAGYKNCSEHWNGEYTKEHHEWSKTYEIHAEMNAIIWAARKGISIEGGTIYVTLEPCSECSKNLIASGIKRIVYEKAYEHTNSEVISKFIKDNNVLIEQISE
- the accB gene encoding acetyl-CoA carboxylase biotin carboxyl carrier protein, which encodes MDFKDIKELIRVFDKSELNKLKVKEGEFEISMQRGFESGVTTVTTSAPVAQSTFASAPVVTTSVVAEAVSAPKSGEVINSPMVGTYYSSPSPESPSFVEVGSTVKKGQTLCILEAMKIMNEVEAEFDCKILEILVKDGSPVEYDMPIFVVEKL
- a CDS encoding acetyl-CoA carboxylase biotin carboxylase subunit, which translates into the protein MAEIKKILIANRGEIVQRAVRTIREMGKKSVAVYSAGDKNASYLKHADEAVCIGGAKSKDSYLNIPAIITAAEMTGCDAIFPGYGFLSENQDFVEICRLHNIKFIGPSVEVMEKMADKSKAKEEMIRAGVPVVPGSKGSVHSVTEGKKLALEIGYPIMAKAAAGGGGRGMRLIHDESEFDQLFMAASSEALAAFGDGTMYLERFINNPRHIEVQVVGDSHGNAIHIGERDCSLQRRHQKVIEESPAILLNDETRAKLHDVAVKATKYLKYEGAGTFEFLADDKQNIYFMEMNTRLQVEHPVSEMVSGIDIVELMIKVAEGEKVPPQESIKFKGHAIECRITAEDPNSFLPSPGKVTQWMVPGGRNVRVDSHVYTNYVVPPYYDSMIGKLIVWGRDRNKAINIMKRALAEFEVEGIKTTIPFHQKMMENEDFISNNYDTKYLENYKKLDDL